A window of Microbacterium luteolum contains these coding sequences:
- a CDS encoding NAD-dependent malic enzyme — MANPGPGNSITLRIDAPSNFSVTSELAVAAADAGAAVTALDVVESHPSTIVVDLTCNTAGEEHVERVRAAIDALEGVTVRLVSDRTFLMHLGGKLEVVPRVPLRNRDDLSRAYTPGVARVCLAIAEDKSKARQLTVKRNTIAVVTDGTAVLGLGDIGPEAALPVMEGKAALFKQFANVDAWPVCLDTKDTEEIISIVKAIAPVYGGVNLEDIAAPRCFEIEARLREELDIPVFHDDQHGTAIVTLAALGNALKVVGKRIEDVRIVVSGVGAAGNAIVQLLLAEGARDIVACGRDGAIHSDAEYVDAHRTELAATTNPRGFQGTLKEALVDADVFIGVSAPNILVEDDIAAMADDAIVFAMANPVPEVDPIVASRHAAVVATGRSDFPNQINNVLAFPGVFRGLLDAGVSDITAPMLVAAAEAIASRVGDDELNASFIIPSVFDPLVAGAVAEAIVRVASSSSVASSKE; from the coding sequence ATGGCGAATCCGGGTCCCGGAAACTCCATCACGCTGCGGATCGACGCGCCGTCGAACTTCAGCGTCACCAGCGAGCTCGCCGTGGCGGCGGCGGATGCCGGGGCGGCGGTCACCGCGCTCGACGTCGTCGAGTCGCATCCCTCGACGATCGTGGTCGACCTGACCTGCAACACCGCGGGGGAGGAGCACGTCGAGCGCGTGCGCGCCGCGATCGACGCGCTCGAGGGCGTCACTGTCCGGCTCGTCAGCGACCGCACCTTCCTGATGCACCTCGGCGGCAAACTCGAGGTCGTGCCGCGCGTTCCGCTGCGCAATCGCGACGACCTCTCCCGCGCCTACACGCCCGGCGTCGCCCGCGTCTGCCTGGCGATCGCCGAGGACAAGAGCAAGGCGCGTCAGCTGACCGTCAAGCGCAACACGATCGCCGTCGTCACCGACGGCACCGCCGTGCTCGGGCTCGGAGACATCGGCCCCGAAGCCGCCCTTCCCGTCATGGAGGGCAAGGCCGCGCTGTTCAAGCAGTTCGCGAACGTCGATGCGTGGCCGGTCTGCCTCGACACCAAGGACACCGAGGAGATCATCTCGATCGTCAAGGCGATCGCCCCGGTCTACGGCGGCGTGAACCTCGAGGACATCGCCGCCCCCCGCTGCTTCGAGATCGAGGCGCGCCTGCGCGAGGAGCTCGACATCCCCGTCTTCCACGACGACCAGCACGGCACCGCCATCGTGACGCTCGCCGCCCTGGGCAACGCGCTCAAGGTGGTCGGGAAGAGGATCGAGGACGTCCGCATCGTCGTCTCCGGTGTCGGCGCCGCCGGCAACGCGATCGTGCAGCTGCTGCTCGCCGAGGGTGCACGCGACATCGTCGCGTGCGGCCGGGACGGCGCGATCCACTCGGACGCCGAGTACGTCGACGCGCACCGCACCGAGCTCGCGGCGACCACGAACCCGCGCGGGTTCCAGGGCACATTGAAGGAGGCCCTGGTCGACGCCGACGTGTTCATCGGCGTGAGCGCCCCGAACATCCTCGTCGAGGACGACATCGCCGCCATGGCGGACGACGCGATCGTGTTCGCGATGGCGAACCCCGTGCCCGAGGTCGACCCGATCGTCGCGTCGCGGCATGCCGCCGTCGTGGCGACCGGTCGCAGCGACTTCCCGAACCAGATCAACAACGTGCTGGCGTTCCCCGGTGTCTTCCGTGGCCTGCTGGACGCGGGCGTGTCCGACATCACCGCGCCTATGCTGGTCGCAGCCGCCGAGGCGATCGCCTCGCGCGTGGGAGACGACGAGCTCAATGCGAGCTTCATCATCCCCAGCGTGTTCGATCCCCTGGTGGCCGGCGCGGTGGCCGAGGCGATCGTCCGCGTCGCCTCGTCCTCTTCCGTCGCCTCGAGCAAGGAGTGA
- a CDS encoding DUF6986 family protein, with product MAASVEQRSSTLGEDDLTDIDARLAGTDALLSTAYPGDDGSRQPVHTLYVPADRFTPDLPARLGAEAAAAVTAFGGMTALADAVGLGDLAEQLAPLVEAKLQREPIEDLRLDFEDGYGARPDAEEDSDAILAAERVAQAVAAGTAPPFIGIRFKCFEAPTRRRGIRTLDLFLTALAAAGPLPAGLVLTLPKVTTVAQVEAMVVLCERFEERLGLAPGRLRFEVQMETPQLIIAADGSVPVATLLHRAKGRVTALHYGTYDYSASLQIAAAHQSMEHPAADYAKQVMQVAVAETGVRLSDGSTNVIPVGDPDHVRAAWQLHARLVRRSLERGYYQGWDLHAAQLPTRYLATYAFYREGFPAAARRLDNYLHGSDATIMDEPATARALARFVVRGLECGAVTEAEVRDAAAAAPAELIRLAHPKLAVSEENS from the coding sequence GTGGCCGCCAGTGTCGAACAGCGCAGCTCCACTCTGGGCGAGGACGACCTCACCGACATCGACGCCCGGCTCGCGGGAACGGACGCGCTCCTCTCGACCGCGTACCCCGGAGACGACGGCAGCCGCCAGCCGGTGCACACGCTCTACGTTCCCGCCGACCGCTTCACGCCCGACCTGCCTGCACGTCTCGGCGCGGAGGCGGCCGCGGCCGTCACCGCGTTCGGGGGCATGACGGCGCTGGCGGACGCCGTCGGCCTCGGTGACCTCGCCGAGCAGCTGGCTCCCCTCGTGGAGGCCAAGCTGCAGCGCGAGCCGATCGAAGACCTGCGCCTGGACTTCGAAGACGGCTACGGCGCGCGACCGGATGCCGAGGAGGATTCCGACGCGATCCTGGCCGCCGAGCGCGTGGCCCAGGCCGTGGCCGCCGGGACCGCGCCGCCGTTCATCGGCATCCGCTTCAAGTGCTTCGAGGCGCCGACGCGTCGCCGCGGCATCCGCACTCTCGATCTGTTCCTGACCGCCCTCGCGGCCGCGGGACCCCTGCCGGCCGGACTCGTGCTGACGCTGCCCAAGGTGACCACGGTCGCGCAGGTCGAGGCGATGGTCGTGCTCTGCGAGCGCTTCGAGGAGCGGCTGGGTCTCGCGCCCGGACGGCTGCGCTTCGAGGTGCAGATGGAGACGCCGCAGCTGATCATCGCCGCCGACGGCTCCGTTCCGGTGGCGACCCTGCTGCACCGCGCGAAGGGTCGCGTCACGGCGCTGCACTACGGCACCTACGACTACAGCGCCTCGCTGCAGATCGCTGCCGCGCACCAGTCGATGGAGCATCCGGCCGCCGACTACGCGAAGCAGGTCATGCAGGTGGCCGTCGCCGAGACCGGCGTACGCCTGTCCGACGGGTCGACCAATGTCATCCCGGTCGGCGATCCGGATCACGTGCGCGCGGCCTGGCAGCTGCACGCGCGCCTGGTGCGGCGCTCGCTCGAGCGCGGCTACTACCAGGGGTGGGACCTGCATGCCGCCCAGCTGCCGACCCGCTATCTCGCCACGTACGCGTTCTACCGCGAGGGCTTCCCCGCCGCCGCGCGTCGCCTCGACAACTACCTGCACGGCAGCGACGCGACGATCATGGACGAGCCGGCCACCGCCCGTGCTCTCGCGCGTTTCGTCGTGCGCGGGCTGGAGTGTGGGGCCGTCACCGAGGCGGAGGTGCGGGATGCCGCTGCCGCCGCACCCGCGGAGCTGATCAGGCTCGCGCATCCGAAGCTCGCCGTATCCGAGGAGAACTCATGA
- a CDS encoding bifunctional allantoicase/(S)-ureidoglycine aminohydrolase: MSTPARTYYTPAGGLPGQSALLTDRAVVKLAYTVIPKGVLRDIVTSSLPGFTNTRAWIIARPTPSSATTFSQLIVEIAPGGGAAKPEVEAGVEGVVFVTTGSLTLTLDGERHVLEEGGYAFLAPGATWSLANEGDTITSFHWIRKAYEWLDDVDAPASFVTSDKDIEPTSMPDTDDVWATTRFSDASDLAHDMQVNIVTFKPGGSIPFAETHVMEHGLFVLQGKAVYRLNDDWVEVEAGDYMLLRAFCPQACYAGGPEDFRYLLYKDMNRQIRLT, from the coding sequence ATGAGCACCCCCGCACGCACCTACTACACGCCCGCCGGCGGTCTTCCCGGCCAGTCCGCGCTGCTGACCGACCGGGCTGTCGTGAAGCTCGCCTACACGGTCATCCCGAAGGGCGTGCTGCGCGACATCGTCACCAGCAGCCTCCCCGGCTTCACGAACACCCGCGCGTGGATCATCGCCCGGCCGACGCCCAGCTCGGCGACGACCTTCTCGCAGTTGATCGTCGAGATCGCTCCCGGCGGCGGGGCGGCCAAGCCCGAGGTCGAAGCGGGCGTGGAGGGCGTCGTGTTCGTCACGACCGGGTCTCTCACGCTGACCCTCGACGGAGAGCGGCACGTGCTCGAGGAGGGTGGATACGCCTTCCTCGCCCCGGGTGCCACCTGGTCGCTCGCCAACGAGGGCGACACGATCACGAGCTTCCACTGGATCCGCAAGGCGTACGAGTGGCTCGATGACGTCGACGCACCGGCATCCTTCGTCACCAGCGACAAGGACATCGAGCCGACCTCCATGCCCGACACCGACGACGTGTGGGCGACCACCCGCTTCTCGGACGCGAGCGACCTCGCGCACGACATGCAGGTGAACATCGTGACCTTCAAGCCGGGCGGCTCGATCCCGTTCGCCGAGACGCACGTCATGGAGCACGGTCTGTTCGTGCTGCAGGGAAAGGCCGTCTACCGCCTGAACGACGACTGGGTCGAGGTCGAGGCGGGCGACTACATGCTGCTGCGCGCCTTCTGCCCGCAGGCCTGCTACGCCGGCGGCCCCGAGGACTTCCGCTACCTGCTCTACAAGGACATGAACCGCCAGATCCGCCTGACCTGA
- a CDS encoding SHOCT domain-containing protein, with product MSLFERFRSSPATDADGVRGTAQVVTVSVHHGDTVNQTCEMQLVISAPGVEPLAIEFSGTVKRKVWPMPGALLPIVVDPANPVDYRILWDQVVLAKDAARAKAEGVAALRRGEPVDVGLLFGEVFLSGANVQVVGDISRLTEDEKTGLRMFAVDHTISRLERLAALRDGGAITEAEFAIQKAKVLD from the coding sequence ATGAGCCTCTTCGAACGATTTCGTTCCAGTCCGGCGACCGACGCCGACGGCGTGCGAGGGACGGCACAAGTCGTGACCGTTTCGGTGCACCACGGCGACACCGTCAACCAGACCTGCGAGATGCAACTGGTGATCAGCGCTCCCGGCGTCGAGCCTCTTGCGATCGAGTTCTCCGGCACCGTGAAGCGCAAGGTCTGGCCCATGCCCGGCGCCCTGCTGCCGATCGTGGTCGACCCGGCCAACCCGGTCGACTACCGGATCCTGTGGGACCAGGTCGTGCTGGCCAAGGATGCTGCCCGGGCCAAGGCCGAGGGCGTCGCCGCCCTGCGGCGGGGTGAGCCGGTCGACGTCGGCCTGCTGTTCGGCGAAGTGTTCCTGAGCGGTGCCAACGTGCAGGTCGTCGGCGACATCTCTCGCCTCACCGAGGACGAGAAGACCGGGCTCCGGATGTTCGCCGTGGATCACACCATCAGCCGACTGGAGCGCCTCGCCGCGTTGCGCGACGGCGGCGCGATCACCGAGGCCGAGTTCGCGATCCAGAAGGCGAAGGTTCTGGACTGA
- a CDS encoding hydroxypyruvate isomerase family protein — protein sequence MSYTVNASILLTELPLLERPAAAEAAGFDAVEFWWPFSSAVPAQEEVDAFVAAIQDAGVQLTGLNFFAGDMPAGDRGLVSWIGREDEFRANVDVVVGIGQRLGTKAFNALYGNRIEGADAQAQDDLAVQNLAIAGAAVAKIGGIVLLEPVSGMDAYPLKTAADALAIIGRVRDEHGVDSIRLLADFYHLAVNGDDVAAVIAGHAGEFGHIQIADAPGRGEPGTGDLPLTEWIDAARAGGYTGPIGLEYKATQADAFAWLNREGANS from the coding sequence ATGAGCTACACCGTGAACGCCTCGATCCTGCTGACCGAGCTGCCTCTCCTGGAGCGCCCGGCCGCCGCTGAGGCCGCCGGCTTCGACGCCGTGGAGTTCTGGTGGCCGTTCAGCTCGGCCGTCCCCGCGCAGGAAGAGGTCGACGCGTTCGTCGCCGCGATCCAGGATGCGGGCGTGCAGCTCACCGGCCTCAACTTCTTCGCCGGTGACATGCCGGCCGGCGACCGCGGACTGGTCTCCTGGATCGGTCGCGAAGACGAGTTCCGCGCCAACGTCGACGTCGTCGTCGGCATCGGCCAGCGCCTCGGCACGAAGGCTTTCAACGCCCTTTACGGCAACCGCATCGAGGGCGCTGACGCGCAGGCGCAGGACGACCTGGCGGTGCAGAACCTCGCGATCGCGGGCGCTGCGGTCGCGAAGATCGGCGGCATCGTGCTGCTCGAGCCGGTCTCCGGAATGGACGCGTACCCGCTGAAGACCGCGGCCGACGCCCTGGCCATCATCGGCCGGGTCCGTGACGAGCACGGCGTCGACAGCATCCGCCTGCTCGCCGACTTCTACCACCTGGCTGTGAACGGCGACGATGTCGCTGCGGTCATCGCCGGGCACGCGGGGGAGTTCGGGCACATCCAGATCGCCGACGCCCCCGGGCGCGGAGAGCCCGGCACCGGCGACCTGCCGCTGACCGAATGGATCGACGCCGCTCGCGCCGGCGGATACACCGGACCCATCGGCCTCGAGTACAAGGCCACCCAGGCGGATGCCTTCGCCTGGCTGAACCGCGAAGGAGCGAACTCATGA
- a CDS encoding 2-hydroxy-3-oxopropionate reductase, which translates to MTSIAIIGLGIMGLPMAKNLVKAGYEVTGFNRSQEPIDALVEAGGTGATSIADAVKDADVILTMVPDSPDVEGVVRGEDGVFANAKAGALWIDNSSIRPDVAKTLAEEAVAAGFGAVDAPVSGGEQGAIDGALSIMVGGSPEHFAAAEPVLNAIGKTIVHVGPAGAGQTVKAANQLIVAVNIQALSEAVVFLEAFGVDTDAALKVLGGGLAGSKVLDQKGQKMLDRDFAPGFRLALHNKDLGIVTAAARSVGVTIPLGAAVAQLVNALVARGDGALDHSGLFTLTNELSGR; encoded by the coding sequence ATGACCAGCATCGCCATCATCGGCCTCGGCATCATGGGCCTCCCCATGGCCAAGAACCTCGTCAAGGCCGGCTACGAGGTGACCGGGTTCAACCGCAGCCAGGAGCCCATCGACGCTCTCGTCGAAGCCGGCGGCACGGGAGCGACCAGCATCGCGGATGCCGTGAAGGATGCCGACGTCATCCTCACCATGGTCCCGGACTCGCCCGACGTCGAAGGCGTCGTCCGCGGCGAAGACGGCGTCTTCGCGAACGCCAAGGCCGGTGCCCTGTGGATCGACAACTCCTCGATCCGTCCCGACGTCGCCAAGACCCTCGCCGAAGAGGCCGTCGCCGCCGGCTTCGGAGCGGTCGACGCCCCGGTCTCCGGTGGCGAGCAGGGCGCGATCGACGGCGCGCTGTCGATCATGGTCGGCGGATCGCCTGAGCACTTCGCCGCTGCGGAGCCCGTCCTCAACGCGATCGGCAAGACCATCGTGCACGTCGGACCCGCGGGCGCCGGCCAGACCGTCAAGGCCGCCAACCAGCTCATCGTCGCCGTGAACATCCAGGCTCTCAGCGAGGCCGTCGTCTTCCTCGAGGCCTTCGGCGTCGACACCGACGCGGCCCTCAAGGTCCTCGGCGGCGGACTCGCCGGCTCGAAGGTCCTCGACCAGAAGGGGCAGAAGATGCTGGACCGCGACTTCGCCCCCGGATTCCGTCTCGCCCTCCACAACAAGGATCTGGGCATCGTCACTGCAGCAGCTCGCTCCGTCGGGGTCACCATCCCCCTCGGCGCCGCCGTCGCACAGCTCGTGAACGCCCTCGTCGCCCGCGGCGACGGCGCACTCGACCACTCCGGGCTCTTCACGCTCACCAACGAACTCTCCGGCCGCTGA
- the gcl gene encoding glyoxylate carboligase, with the protein MTRMRAVDAICQILVKEGATEAFGLPGAAINPFYAAMRANGGIRHTLARHVEGASHMADGYSRTGDGRIGICVGTSGPAGTDMITGLYAAIADSIPMLCITGQAPVAKLDKEDFQAVDIASIAKPVTKFAKTVLEAAQVPGAFQSAFQIMRSGRPGPVLIDLPFDVQMGEIEFDIDTYEPLPVAKPAATRAQAEKVLDLLTASAHPLIVAGGGIVNSGASDKLVELAETLGVPVVPTLMGWGAIADDHPLAAGLVGIQTSQRYGNASFLESDFVLGIGNRWANRHTGGLDTYRKGRTFVHVDIEPTQIGRVFAPDYGVVSDAGAFIDALLEAARNRVESLPDYLGWAEDCRARKAKLQRKTNFDNVPMKPHRVYQEMLSAFGHDTTYVTTIGLSQIAGAQLLHVYGPRQWINAGQAGPLGWTLPAALGVVRGKPGHPVVALSGDYDFQFMIEELAVGAQHKLPYIHVVVNNSYLGLIRQSQRPFEMDYEVSLAFDNINTPKDSSSVAVGYGVDHVKVAEGLGCKAIRVERPEDLAAGFAEAERLKDEFQVPVVVEVILERVTNIAMGADLDTMNEFEDLATSPADAPEAVYALLD; encoded by the coding sequence ATGACTCGAATGCGTGCAGTCGACGCGATCTGCCAGATCCTGGTGAAGGAGGGCGCCACCGAGGCGTTCGGCCTTCCCGGCGCGGCGATCAACCCGTTCTACGCCGCGATGCGCGCCAACGGCGGCATCCGGCACACCCTCGCCCGTCACGTCGAGGGCGCCTCGCACATGGCCGACGGCTACAGCCGCACCGGCGACGGCCGCATCGGCATCTGCGTCGGAACCTCGGGCCCTGCCGGCACCGACATGATCACGGGGCTCTACGCCGCGATCGCCGACTCCATCCCGATGCTGTGCATCACCGGCCAGGCGCCGGTCGCGAAGCTCGACAAGGAGGACTTCCAGGCCGTCGACATCGCCTCCATCGCGAAGCCGGTCACGAAGTTCGCCAAGACCGTCCTCGAAGCGGCGCAGGTCCCCGGTGCGTTCCAGTCCGCGTTCCAGATCATGCGCTCCGGTCGCCCTGGTCCCGTGCTGATCGACCTGCCGTTCGACGTGCAGATGGGTGAGATCGAGTTCGACATCGACACCTACGAGCCGCTGCCCGTGGCGAAGCCCGCAGCCACCCGCGCGCAGGCCGAGAAGGTGCTCGACCTGCTGACGGCATCCGCTCATCCGCTCATCGTCGCCGGGGGCGGCATCGTCAACTCGGGCGCCTCCGACAAGCTCGTCGAGCTCGCCGAGACCCTGGGCGTGCCCGTCGTGCCGACGCTGATGGGTTGGGGCGCGATCGCCGACGACCACCCGCTGGCCGCGGGCCTGGTCGGCATCCAGACCTCGCAGCGCTACGGCAACGCGAGCTTCCTCGAGTCGGACTTCGTGCTCGGCATCGGCAACCGCTGGGCGAACCGCCACACCGGCGGTCTCGACACCTACCGCAAGGGCCGCACCTTCGTGCACGTCGACATCGAGCCCACGCAGATCGGTCGCGTGTTCGCGCCGGACTACGGTGTGGTCTCCGACGCCGGTGCCTTCATCGACGCGCTGCTGGAGGCGGCGCGCAACCGGGTCGAGTCGCTGCCCGACTACCTCGGCTGGGCAGAGGACTGCCGCGCCCGCAAGGCGAAGCTGCAGCGCAAGACCAACTTCGACAACGTGCCGATGAAGCCGCACCGCGTGTACCAGGAGATGCTCTCGGCCTTCGGCCACGACACCACCTACGTGACCACGATCGGTCTGTCGCAGATCGCCGGTGCGCAGCTGCTGCACGTCTACGGTCCGCGCCAGTGGATCAACGCCGGTCAGGCCGGGCCCCTCGGCTGGACGCTGCCCGCCGCCCTCGGCGTCGTGCGCGGCAAGCCGGGTCACCCGGTGGTGGCGCTCAGCGGCGACTACGACTTCCAGTTCATGATCGAGGAGCTCGCCGTCGGCGCGCAGCACAAGCTGCCGTACATCCACGTCGTGGTGAACAACAGCTACCTCGGCCTGATCCGTCAGTCGCAGCGTCCGTTCGAGATGGACTACGAGGTCTCGCTCGCGTTCGACAACATCAACACCCCGAAGGACTCGTCCAGCGTCGCGGTCGGCTACGGCGTCGACCACGTCAAGGTGGCAGAGGGCCTCGGCTGCAAGGCGATCCGCGTCGAGCGTCCGGAAGACCTCGCGGCCGGCTTCGCGGAGGCCGAGCGGCTGAAGGACGAGTTCCAGGTGCCGGTGGTCGTCGAGGTCATCCTCGAGCGGGTCACGAACATCGCGATGGGTGCCGACCTCGACACGATGAACGAGTTCGAGGACCTCGCGACGTCGCCCGCCGACGCGCCAGAGGCCGTCTACGCCCTGCTCGACTGA
- a CDS encoding glycerate kinase, which produces MRILIASDKFKGSATGAEVAEALALGIREIIPDAEIEAVPVADGGEGTVDAALASGFEAVTVSVTGPTGEPVSARFALHGADAVIEMAAASGLDVLPGGVKAALTATSRGTGELIAAALDRGCTTIVLGVGGSANTDGGAGMLQALGVSLRAGDGDAPPGGAALVALDSIDVSGLDPRIAGATIVLASDVDNPLLGDRGAAAVFAPQKGASADDVAALEAGLSRFAALLEVQAGVRPSAELPGAGAAGGVGYAALAVLGARREPGIDVIQRLTGLGERIADADLVITGEGSLDDQSLGGKTPLGVAAAARAAGVPVVAVCGRSTLTEAQAAGAGFLAVLPLSELEPDPAASMANATALLLQVGRRIATEIIPRSLAGSWSSMG; this is translated from the coding sequence ATGCGCATCCTGATCGCCTCGGACAAGTTCAAGGGCTCCGCCACCGGGGCCGAGGTCGCGGAGGCGCTCGCCCTCGGCATCCGGGAGATCATCCCGGATGCCGAGATCGAGGCGGTCCCCGTCGCCGACGGCGGTGAGGGCACGGTCGACGCCGCCCTCGCGAGCGGGTTCGAGGCGGTCACCGTGAGCGTGACCGGGCCGACGGGCGAACCCGTTTCGGCCCGGTTCGCGTTGCATGGTGCGGACGCCGTGATCGAGATGGCCGCGGCCAGCGGGCTCGACGTGCTGCCGGGCGGCGTGAAGGCAGCGCTGACGGCGACGAGCCGGGGAACCGGCGAGCTCATCGCGGCCGCCCTGGATCGCGGATGCACGACGATCGTGCTGGGTGTGGGCGGGAGCGCGAACACCGACGGCGGTGCGGGGATGCTGCAGGCATTGGGTGTCTCGCTTCGCGCCGGCGACGGCGACGCGCCTCCCGGCGGAGCGGCACTTGTCGCGCTGGACTCCATCGACGTGTCGGGGCTCGACCCGCGCATCGCCGGCGCGACGATCGTGCTCGCGAGCGATGTCGACAACCCCCTCCTGGGAGACCGGGGGGCGGCTGCGGTGTTCGCGCCGCAGAAGGGGGCGAGCGCCGACGATGTCGCCGCCCTCGAGGCGGGCCTCTCCCGCTTCGCCGCACTTCTCGAGGTGCAGGCGGGAGTGCGCCCGTCGGCGGAGCTCCCCGGCGCGGGCGCGGCCGGGGGAGTGGGCTACGCGGCTCTCGCCGTGCTCGGTGCGCGCCGGGAACCGGGCATCGACGTCATCCAGAGGCTCACCGGCCTCGGCGAGCGCATCGCCGATGCCGATCTCGTCATCACCGGCGAAGGCAGCCTCGACGACCAGAGCCTCGGCGGCAAGACGCCGCTCGGGGTGGCGGCCGCGGCACGCGCGGCCGGCGTTCCCGTCGTGGCGGTGTGCGGTCGGTCGACGCTGACGGAGGCGCAGGCGGCCGGTGCCGGATTCCTCGCGGTGCTGCCGCTGAGCGAGCTCGAACCGGACCCGGCGGCGAGCATGGCGAACGCGACCGCGCTGCTCCTGCAGGTGGGCCGACGGATCGCCACCGAGATCATCCCGCGATCCCTGGCGGGATCGTGGTCCAGTATGGGCTGA
- the allB gene encoding allantoinase AllB translates to MSQEQEMADAGASLDPTGEHYDLVIRGQRVLTSAGISPREVGVRGGVIVAMQPLGNNLAGDEIIELADDETLIPGLVDTHVHVNEPGRTEWEGFASATRAAAAGGVTTIVDMPLNSIPATVDVEALNIKRDVAQGQTHVDVGFWGGAIPGNTAELRGLHDAGVFGFKCFLLHSGVDEFPPLDADEMEKDMRELASFDSVMIVHAEDSRAIDRAPSPEGDDYGKFLASRPRGAENLAIAEVIERARWTGARAHILHLSSSDALAMIRSAKHDGLRLTVETCPHYLTLTAEEIPLGATQFKCCPPIREAGNRELLWEGLEDGTIDFIVSDHSPSTLDLKDLENGDFAVAWGGVASLQLGLSLIWTEARQRGLTLETVVSWMSERPAQFAGLTGKGRIAPGYDADFSVFAADDAYVVDVNKLHHKNPLTPYHGKALAGVVRKTWLHGEVIDFETPRGRLLRRGMTD, encoded by the coding sequence ATGTCGCAGGAGCAGGAAATGGCGGATGCCGGAGCGTCGCTCGACCCGACGGGCGAGCACTACGACCTGGTGATCCGGGGTCAGCGGGTGCTCACCTCGGCGGGGATCAGCCCCCGCGAGGTCGGGGTGCGCGGCGGCGTGATCGTCGCCATGCAGCCGCTGGGCAACAACCTCGCCGGTGACGAGATCATCGAGCTCGCCGATGACGAGACGCTCATCCCCGGGCTGGTCGACACGCACGTGCACGTCAACGAGCCGGGCCGCACCGAGTGGGAGGGCTTCGCGTCCGCGACCCGCGCTGCGGCGGCCGGAGGTGTGACGACGATCGTCGACATGCCGCTGAACAGCATCCCGGCGACCGTCGACGTGGAGGCGCTGAACATCAAGCGCGACGTCGCGCAGGGCCAGACGCACGTCGACGTGGGCTTCTGGGGCGGCGCGATCCCCGGCAACACCGCGGAGCTGCGTGGTCTCCACGACGCCGGCGTCTTCGGCTTCAAGTGCTTCCTGCTGCACTCCGGCGTCGACGAGTTCCCGCCGCTCGACGCCGACGAGATGGAGAAGGATATGCGCGAGCTGGCATCCTTCGACTCCGTCATGATCGTGCACGCCGAGGACTCCCGTGCGATCGACCGCGCGCCGTCACCGGAGGGCGACGACTACGGCAAGTTCCTGGCGTCCCGTCCGCGTGGTGCCGAGAACCTGGCGATCGCCGAGGTCATCGAGCGGGCGCGCTGGACGGGCGCCCGTGCCCACATCCTGCACCTGTCGTCATCCGACGCCCTCGCGATGATCCGCAGCGCGAAGCACGACGGCCTCCGGCTCACGGTCGAGACATGCCCGCACTATCTCACCCTCACCGCGGAGGAGATCCCGCTCGGCGCGACCCAGTTCAAGTGCTGCCCACCGATCCGTGAAGCGGGCAACCGCGAGCTGCTCTGGGAGGGGCTGGAGGACGGCACGATCGACTTCATCGTGTCGGACCACTCGCCGTCCACCCTCGACCTCAAGGATCTCGAGAACGGCGACTTCGCGGTCGCGTGGGGCGGGGTCGCTTCGCTGCAGCTCGGCCTCTCGCTCATCTGGACGGAGGCGCGGCAGCGCGGGCTGACGCTCGAGACCGTGGTGTCGTGGATGAGCGAGCGCCCGGCGCAGTTCGCCGGACTCACCGGCAAGGGTCGCATCGCGCCGGGCTACGACGCCGACTTCTCGGTGTTCGCGGCGGACGACGCCTACGTCGTCGACGTGAACAAGCTGCATCACAAGAACCCGCTCACGCCGTATCACGGCAAGGCTCTCGCCGGCGTCGTGCGCAAGACGTGGCTGCACGGCGAGGTGATCGACTTCGAGACGCCGCGCGGACGGCTGCTGCGCCGAGGCATGACCGACTGA